Sequence from the Trichomycterus rosablanca isolate fTriRos1 chromosome 10, fTriRos1.hap1, whole genome shotgun sequence genome:
TTCAGGGGCAGAAATCTGTGAACAGCATTTCTCAACAGTTAATAactcttgtgtgtgttttattttcttttctcttaATCCATCACTTGTCACCAAATCCTTCTCTGTATTTTATTCGaattgctgctgctgctgcagctGTGTGATGGTAATTTGATGCCTGTCCTTTAAGCAACTCATTGCTTTCTTGGGAATAAATACGTTTATTTAATTCAGCTGAACGTGGTAATGAATGCAGCCCATCTGTGGATTACAAGCCATTTCTGCACCACTGTCTGCGCTGCTAATGAGACGGGGAGAGAGCAGTGATAAAAGCCTGAGATGATGctcggagagagagagagagagagagagagggagtgaacgagtgagtgagtcacTTTAAAGCGAGCAAAAACAAAAGCTCAGGGTTAGCAGAGCTACACATGAACCATAGTCACCCTCACATCCGAGTTTTAAGCTCATTCGGGATATTGTCTGTATCCTATACTGAGTCATCTAGGACAAGGGGGTATCATGCACATAAAACCACatagaaccagaaccagaaccagaaccacaGGTCGAACCATGACTGATCAGGGGAGAAGGACAGATATGATCATGATTCATTTTTCTGTTGTTCCTTTATCTGTTGTTCTATATCTGAATACAGAATaaccactgatcagccataacattaaaaccacctccttgtttctgcactcactgtccattttatcagccccaccatatagaagcactttttagttctacaattactgactgtagtccatctgttcctctgcatactttgttagcccctttcatgctgcttttcaatggtcaggacccacacaggaccaccacagagcaggtattatttaggtggtggatcattctcagcactgcagtgacactgacatggtggtggtgtgttagtgtgtgttgtgctggtatgagtggatcagacacagcagcgctgctggagtttttaaacacctcactattcactgctggactgagaatagtccaccaacctaaaatatccagccaacagcgccccgtgggcagcgtcctgtgaccgctgatgaaggtctagaagatgaccgactcaaacagcagcaatagatgagcgatcgtctctgactttacatctacaaggtggaccgactaggtaggagtgtctaatagagtggacagtgagtggacacggtatttaaaaactccagcagcgctgctgtgtctgatccactcataccagcacaacacacactaacacaccaccaccatgtcagtgtcactgcagtgctgagaatgatccaccacctaaataatacctgctctgtgggggtcctgaccattgaagagcagcatgaaagggggctaataaagcatgcagagaaacagatggactacagtcagtaattgtagaacgacaaagtgcttctatatggtaagtggagctgataaatgtacagtgagtgtagaaacaaggaggtggttttaatgttatggctgatcggtgtatgttgctGCATGTCTGAATAAACCAGCTATTCATCACTAATGAAAATGCTTTTGTAAGCTGCTGTTAATAGGGACTCTCAGTTATCTTGCATGACCACTGGCCTAATATGATGTAGAATAGACTCCATAAGACCTCAAGACCAAAATGTTACCATCCAGATACCATTTAGTCCCCCAGTAAACCACACATGTAGTCTCTCCTCAGACCACTGTGGGTAAGTAATCGCCACTGCTGCCTGTGACACCCCCTGCTGTTTGGGAGTTGCTTTGGCCCCAAAGTCACCCAGGTCTtgatgctgatcagatctgctgcattcagcACATGAACCATGAGGAATCACCATCAGCTGATTCTatatagctcagcagttaaggcacTGTACCAgtgaacagaaggttgccggttcaagcccacgttgccactgttgggctcctgagcaaagccctcagttgctcaaattgtatccGGTAATaattactttggataaaagcatatgCTAAATGCCACATATGAAATGAATTATAAACACCAATGTGTTGtactaacccccccccccccccccccccccccctacacCTTTCCTTTTAAATCTATGTATGCAGAGACTCACCTTTCCGTCGCAAATCTGCTGTGAAAGTTCAGACGAGCACCATAAATGAGCTCCCAGCTTACATGTCTTGCATCGCAAACCCTGCTTCGAGTTCCCTACAGACAGAAAGGCATGTCAGTATGGTACCGACTATTcacaaaacaaactgaaatgaaGACAAAGAAGCATTTAAACCTCTCCTGAAAAAGCATAGAGGAAGAGGGAGAAGAAAGGGCTGGTagcttatatttaaaatgaggaAAATTAATCTACAGCCACATGCCAAGTCAGGCCACATCTCTACATTTAATCTAGGCAAGCAAGTAAAAGGACACCTGTCAGAAAGGCTACAGTGACACCAACTGTCCCCAAGTTGGACGTTTTGGATTTGAAGGGCCTTGCATATGAGCTGCATCACAAGGTGGCAAAAAGTAAAACCTTTAGCTTGGTATGTGTGGTGTGAATCGAACaatgcacatttacatttagcaaatgcttgcTTTGctatccaaaacaacttacagtactgtgacagtatattgtctaagcaactgaggtttaagggccttgctcaagggcccaacagtggcgacctggcGGGGTGCGCACGCTgagactgtagcctagttgttcgTTTGTTTGTAGcgaaataactttttatatacgtatacagtaatccgtttatatggttatttttatatattttaagcccTTATAAACCCTCCCACACTCTTATAAACATTTCCCGCACAGTTATACAGCATAAAGCGGAATCTAACGCGTCTCTCCTTCGCTGAGCCAATCAGCACCCAGGATACTTAACCGCGTGCTCTGATTGGGTAGCTTCTCATCCATCCGCCAATAGCGTCCCGTGTATGAAATCAACTGGGCAAACCAACTGAGGAAGCGtgtatcagaaataaaaagactCCTTGTCCGCAGAAATCCACGAACCagcgatttatatttagacatgcttgcatataaaatccgcgatagagtgaagccgcgaaagtcgaagcgcgatatagcgagggattactgtacttTAAACGTATAATTTAAACGTTAATCTTCCGCTTGTAGTTAATATAgagttttattttgtctatcgtaaaaaaagcgcttgtgtttcctAACGTAAATCCCTGCTTGTTTTCGAAGTCTGttactaggaaacttctgctaccggcgtCCGAACGAAGCCcatttttgtctgtttgttttgtattcCAGCGCATAAACACCTTATTCATCCAGAATAAAAACCGTTttctgtccgcacgaagcgcgtttgtgtttggttgtttttgtGGAGAGTTAAAACCATTTTCTGtccgtaggaagcgcgtttgtgtttggttgtttttgtACTCCAGCGCATAAACACCTTTTTTCGTCCAGAATTACAGCCgtttttgtccgaacgaagcgcgtttgtgcttgtttgtgtttgtttgtttttatattccaGCTTATCAACGCCTGTTTCTGATTTATTTAtcgccagttataacttttagttcatttaattctgtgtctgtatgatttgtgtaaatcctacttatttaaagtatcctccaggccacccaaagaggacgggggtccctgctgagtctcgttcctctcaaggtttcttcctgtaattttaagggagtttttccttgccacagtcgccctcggcttgctcagtaggggttgttgtatctgttggtcctggattttgtttagttgctttgagacaatgtctattgtaaaaagcgctatataaataaagttgacttgacttgaaccagtgacctttcaattactagaccagtaccttaagcgctagggtacaactgccctacaacatCATCAACAGTGTAAAGTGTGGGGGTGGTAGCATGATGTTATAGGGATGCTTTTTAAATCTGATCAGAGAAGACTGGATGTTTTGACCTAATTTGCCCCCTTAGTGGGCAGGTATACCTGTGATTATTTGCTTGCATTGCTGGCAGACAGTGGGTCGGCGGAACACGTATTCCAGGAAACAATGCGTTCTCTGCGGGTGGGGAGTGGGCGTGGATTTGGAGTTGACCGACTGGGACGGGCTCAGCGATGGTGAACGGGACGACAGAGACGGGTTCGGGCTGATGGACGGCGATCTGTCAAAGGTGAGATGGTATTCATGACTGGGCGACTGCATGTCAACGGATGGGGCCTCTATGGTAATGATGTTATCTGTGGGCAGGGTTTCCATGTTGGCTCGCTGGAAGAAGTTCTCCACACTTttgctcctcataactgatttgAAGGAGAGAGAGCGCTTCAGTTTCTGCAGCTGAAGGGAAGAAAACACaagaaagaaaaatgtaaaccagcatatactgtattgtaGAAGTAAAGACCGATAATATTGTGATAATAATTCATAAATGAGTATCACAGGTCTCATCTGTGCTTGTCAGATCATTGTGGTTCGTGCCACCACAATACAAAAGAGACGAGGCAAATACAGAATTCATGGAAAGTTAGCCAGAGGAAAATCACTGATGAACAAGAGAAACATCAGCTCCTCTCTGACATTTGCAAAATAAAGGATCTGGGTGTTTGTTCAACCTTTCGCAATAACATTTTAGGACCGTCGGAGGAACACGCGCGCAAACTAGCTTAGCGAGGGTAGCTTTGTCTGTGCAGCATGAAGCGGATGGACTAAAAATAGCATGTTGGAGATGCACAGATAAATTAATGATAGCATGCCATGTTTTAAACACgtgtatgcacacacacaaagtcaTTAAAAGGATTTTGAACATTCTAAATGCACTAATCCTTCTAGGATCCTGAAATCTAAAAACTGCAGAAAAGCTGAATTTATAATCTATACATGTTATTTATATAGCTGATAATCTAGAAACAAAATACAGATTAATCTCAAGattttataaataacattttggAGAGCTGACTACATCTCCAGGACCCCCTCCCCCTTTCAAAATTATATAACCGGGTTAATGCAGCATATAACATTTTCAGTTGGATAGGATTTCTCCTCTTAGTAACTGGAATTAGTAACTGGCTCTGTGAGTGTATTACTAGCTGGTGTACAGAGAGAGACAGCTGGTCAATGTCATGGTGCGTCCAGTGCCACCCGAAAACATTGGGAGCAGGGctggaacacaccctggacagtccaCTAAACCATCGTGGGACAACACACTCACCTAATCACTCACACTTAGGATCAATAcggagcagccaatccaccttctgcatgttttttttgtattggggGGAATTAATGCCTCCCACTTTCACAAGTTCGAAGAAGGCAGAGTAAATGCTGCACAGAAACATCGGCCTTGATaactttggcatgttctccgaCCTCCCAAAACCATGTAGAGGGTGGATTAACTGCTCCAATTTTACTCCTTGCTGTGAATTAGTAACTGGGTCAGTGTTGCTTCAACAGCAACTCGTCCTGGCTCCTGACTTCGCGTGTGTCAGAGCGCATTGTGCTAGTCAGCTGCCCTCCTCTGACAGAGTATGTGGTGATGCAAGCGGCAGAAGAATTGCAGTAGGAAATTGGAAGTGACTGGAGGGCGGGTGcagaaaataaatgtgttttttgcaatataataaaagtaattcAGACTGGCAATGCAATAACAGAaaaggggcaattacttttacaCAGTACCTACAATATAGCTGTGCTAAAAATCTGTACTGAAATGCCACACATGGGAAGCTGTGTGACTACTGACCTCATCAATTCAGATGGGAGTGAAATTGTTAAATTACTCTttaatcattaaacacacatcgATAGCTAAATATCCATCTGATTCTAGTGATATAGGAACACAACAGCagctgacagacagacagacagacagacagagacttGATGGGATCTGATTTGAAGGCAGCTTCCCTGGAGCACTTGTCTGATCCCTTCTGCATCACTGCTATCAGATTCCTTTAAAGAAGAACAGTGTGACACAAAGGGAAAACAGGGAGGAAAGCTGAAAGAAGAAAGCAGAGAGGAAATGTCAAACAGTCGGTCGGGGGTCAAGAGGGAATATGATACCCGTTGTTCAGGCTGGGGTGTTTTAAAAACACCGCTTTTTGTAAAGAGGGGCGGTGTATTAAAATACCTGTACATAtaaactatattgccaaaagtattcgctcgtctgccttcacacgcatatgaacttcagtgactcccattcttaatccataaggTTTAATATGATGCCGCCACccttacagctataacagcttcaactcttctgggaaggctttccacaaggtttagttaggagtgtgtttatgggaatttttgaccgttcttccagaagcgcattagtgaggtcagacactgatgttggacgagaaggcctggctcacagtctccgctctaattcatcccaaaggtgttctatctatcgggttgaggtgcaggccagtcgagttcttccacaccgaactggctcatccacgtctttatggaccttgtgctttgtgcactggtgcgcagtcatgttggaacaggaaggggccatccccaaactgttcccacagagtcgggagcatgaaattgtccaaaatctcttggtgtgctgaagcattaaaagttcctttcactggaactaaggggccgagcccgactcctgaagaacaaccccacaccatgatcccccctccaccaaactttacactcggcacaatgcagtcagacaggtaccgttctcctggcaaccaccaaacccagactcctccatcggatcgccagacggagaagcgtctAGAGTCCAgcggcggcgtgctttacaccaatgCATCCGGCGCTTTGCATTGCCCTTGGTGATGCTCTGTCActttacgtggtaacacttcgtggccgagttgctgtcgtttTCAATCGctcccactttgttataatagcactgacagtcgactgtggaatatttagtagtgaggaaatttcacgactggacttgttgcacaggtggcatcacggtaccatgctggaattcactgagctcctgagagcgacccgttctttcactaatgtgtgtagaagcagtctgcatgccgaggtgctgggttttatacacctgtggccatggaagtgattggaacacctgaattcaatgatttggatggatgagtgaatacttttggcaataaagtGTAAATTAAAGTTGCAACTTTGCAGCGTTCTGTACTCAGATCTGATTTCTGCATTGCTGCATGGTTGTCACAATAAAAtcacaataaaatattaaaatcaaactcgaacccaggtctcagcagtggtgggtttgCTTACTAGGCTGCTGTGTTAGTACAAAATTACTTATGGGATTTTTTTTGCATGAAAATTTGGCATCAAACAAACAACCAACATGGATTGATTGATTAGGGTCTCTGGAACAAAGAGACTGAGACCAATTATGAGACTCAACAACCCAACACTATCAGTAAAATGCAAATGGATCCATTTTGACAGCTGGTCAatgtcatggtgggtccagtgccacccGAAAACATTGGGAGCAGGGctggaacacaccctggacagtccaTTAAACCATCATGGGACAACACACTCACCTAATCACTCACACTTAGGATCAATAcggagcagccaatccaccttctgaatGTTTTATGTATTGAGAAGAAGCTCGAAGAAGGTAGAATGAATGCTGCACATAGACATCGGTCTTGATaactttggcatgttctccgaCATCCCAAAAAACCAAGCAGGCGGTGGATTGACCGCTCCAATTCTACTCCTGGCTCGGTGTGTGTATTACTAGCTGGTGTACAGTGTATCcactacgaccctgaccaggatgaagctgttTTAGTGCCTGAATGGATGAGCGTGCTGACAGCTGGTCAatgtcatggtgggtccagtgccacccGAAAACATTGGGAGCAGGGctggaaaacaccctggacagtccaCTAAACCAAAACACTCACCCAATCACTTACACTTAGGGTCAATatggagcagccaatccaccttctgcatgttttacgTATGAATGCCTCCCACTTTTACAAGCTGTGGATTGCGGTGGAGTGACTGCTCCAATTCTACTCCTTGCTGTGAATTAGTAACTGGCTCGGTGTGTGTATTACTAGCTGGTGTACAGTGTTTTcactacgaccctgaccaggatgaagctgttTCAGTGCCTGAATGGATGAGCGTGCTGACTGCGCGTGTGCTGTTTACGGGCGAGGGAAAGGACGGTTCGGGGGTCTTACCTTGGACTCTGGCTGGATCGTAGCGGAACCCGGTGAGTGCTGCACCTCCCCCGGGTAGCCTCCGTTCCCCTTCTCTCCGTTCTCCATCGCCTTTAGTTCCAGGAGAGACCGGAGGAGAGACCGGAGGAGAAGCTGGAGGAGAAGCGCTTTACTCCTTAGTCGAGGTGTGACGTCACCTGTGCTCGCGAGGCTCGATAAATAACGGTCGATGTCAACCGTCCCTCAGATCCCAACCGTCACCCAGGCTTCTGGACTTACCGAAAATAAAGTCCTAAACTCGTTCACACTCGGACGGAAAATGTTAATTCGTTAACTCCACTCGCTGAAGAGACTTATTTCGAACCGTTAACGTTTTCTGTTTAGTTAATCCCGTTAAAGCGAATAAAACCGTAACGGACATAACGGAATCTGGTTAGACTCTCATAAATGACCTCGCGCTCTCTCTCAACTTTCTGCTCGCATCCTCCCCTCTGATTGGACACAATCCCCTGGAGTGGTGTGACGTTTACAAAGAAGGCGGGGCTAATGCACAGGTGCCAGAGGCTGCAGTtgtggtcaaaagtttacatacacccagAAGATAcacgatttatttatttattaggattataacgtcacattattatttcattattattattattattattatattattattatatatcttttattattattactgttactatCATAATACATACCTgactatacttttattattattactgttattattataatacatacctgactatacttttattattattactgttactattatAATCCATACCTgactatacttttattattactgttattattataatacatacctgactatacttttattattactgttattattataatacatacctgactatacttttattattactgttattattataatccatACCTgactatacttttattattattactgttattattataatccatACCTgactatacttttattattactgttattattataatacatacctgactatacttttattattactgttattattataatccatACCTgactatacttttattattactgttattattataatacatacctgactatacttttattattactgttattattataatccatACCTgactatacttttattattattactgttattattataatccatACCTgactatacttttattattactgttattattataatccatACCTgactatacttttattattactgttattattataatacatacctgactatacttttattattactgttattattataatccatACCTgactatacttttattattattactgttattattataatccatACCTgactatacttttattattactgttattattataatacatacctgactatacttttattattactgttattattataatccatACCTgactatacttttattattattactgttattattataatccatACCTgactatacttttattattactgttattattataatacatacctgactatacttttattattactgttattattataatccatACCTgactatacttttattattattactgttattattataatccatACCTgactatacttttattattactgttattattataatacatacctgactatacttttattattattactgttattattataatacatacctgactatacttttattattattactgttattattataatacatacctgactatacttttattattactgttattattataatacatacctgactatacttttattattattactgttattattataatccaggaccaacagatacaaaaacccctgctgaacaagccgagggcgacagtggcatgaaaaactcccttaaaattacaggaagaaacattGAGAGGAAcgagactcagcagggacccccgtccttcttgggtagCCTGgagaatactttaaataaataggatttacacaaatcataccaacacagaattaaaataaactaaaagttataactagctaTAGATTATAATAAGTAAGAAGTTATACACACTTCTTCGTCCAAAAACGTCACGAATTTGAGGTCTTTCGTAagtttattgtgtgtttttagaaaacaatGTCTCTGGGTTTACATTTAAAGTCTAGAGCAGGGTTTTCCAAACCTTTTTTTGACcagtttttcaaaccctgggtcatgataacaggcacataaacacacatttaacgTAGGCACTAtcaccccttgtggaggctttacgttacatcttgtaaaccacagtaggatcagattgccaccattttcatTAATAGTACATTTTGTGTTTCatattgatgcattgtttgtgctgCCTGGGTCACGGTAGTAGCTGTtgtagatttacattttcagcatttttacgctccaaagcgacttacagtacagtgacagtgtattgtctaagcaattgagggttaagggccttgctcaagggaccaacagtggcagtctgacagtggtggggcttgaacctttggattactagtccagtatcttaaccgctaggccacaactgtcacAACTGTTGTAGTTGATTTTGAAATAGTATGGCCAGCAAACGAATAGTGAAGTGTCTACATGTTTGAATCAAGTAGTGTATAAGGTTCTACCATGTTATTTTAGTTTGTGGCAAATCTTTGTGACGTTTAGAAAACACAATCAAATTTGGACCAATCAGTACATGATCATAATTCATTCACAAAAGAAGAGTTGCAGAAATCACTGAAATTCCAAGACTGTGGTGCTTTTGTGTTATACGTTACACTAGTATAATATAATGGAGGCCTAGATTTTCAAAGCATCATCTTCAGTGGATCATCAGTCTTAACTATGttgatgtatcatttttttaCCCACAGTTCCTCTGATACTACATCATTATGCGTTCAGTATGCAAAGcgtatcattattgttattcagGCTTCacatagagaaaaaaaaaaaaacctcaaac
This genomic interval carries:
- the LOC134322015 gene encoding SH3 and cysteine-rich domain-containing protein 2-like isoform X2 produces the protein MENGEKGNGGYPGEVQHSPGSATIQPESKLQKLKRSLSFKSVMRSKSVENFFQRANMETLPTDNIITIEAPSVDMQSPSHEYHLTFDRSPSISPNPSLSSRSPSLSPSQSVNSKSTPTPHPQRTHCFLEYVFRRPTVCQQCKQIITGNSKQGLRCKTCKLGAHLWCSSELSQQICDGKSGAFKRNFSSPLLTNERFAVTMEATATPEQGRSAVDPIYEALRYGTSLAQMSRTSFSNISESPCHQSDGGDGKMDSEPIAEEEFAPDSEVVSLAESEKSETEDKISLKAPRHIEVHTIHTYVALFKFLPQETNDLELQERVETKSASSRLTLCRGCALENESGRLLRVSTATVRKVR